The Enhydrobacter sp. sequence GCTGAGACGCGAGGAGATCGCGGGCCTGCCGCGCGAGGACTGGGACAGCGTGATCGTCGCCACCGGCCCCCTCACCTCGCCCGCGCTGGCCGAGGCGATCGGCAGGCTCACCGGCGAAAATGCGCTCGCCTTCTTCGACGCCATCGCGCCGATCGTGCATGCCGACTCGATCGACCGGTCGATCGCCTGGAAGCAGTCGCGCTACGACAAGGGTGGCCCGGCCGGCGACGGCGCCGACTATCTCAACTGCCCGCTCGACAAGTCGGAATACGAAGCCTTCGTCGCCGGCCTGCTGGCGGGCGAGAAAACCGAATTCAAGGCGTGGGAGACCGACACGCCCTACTTCGACGGCTGCCTGCCGATCGAGGTGATGGCGGCGCGCGGACCGGACACGCTGCGCTGGGGGCCGATGAAGCCGGTCGGGCTGCGCGATCCGCGGACCGGCCGCCGACCGTGGGCGGTGGTGCAGCTCCGCCAGGACAACGCGCTCGGCACGCTGTGGAACATGGTGGGCTTCCAGACCAAGCTCAGGCACGGCGAGCAGACGCGGCTCTTCCGCACCATCCCCGGCCTGCAGCACGCCGAGTTCGCGCGGCTGGGCGGGCTGCATCGCAACACCTTCCTGAACAGCCCGCGCCTGCTCGATGCGACCCTGCGGCTCAGGGCGATGCCGCGCCTGCGCTTCGCCGGCCAGATCACCGGCTGCGAGGGCTATGTCGAGAGCGCGGCCGTCGGCCTGATGACCGGCCGCTTCGCCGCCGCGGAGCGGCTGGGCCAGGCGCCGGTCGCGCCGCCCGCGACGACGGCGATGGGCGCGCTGCTCGGCCACATCACCGGCGGCGCCGACGCCAGCACCTTCCAGCCGATGAACGTCAATTTCGGCCTGTTTCCGCCTATCGAGGGCAATGCGCGCGGCAAGGAGCGCAAGCAGCTTCTCGCCAGGCGCGCGCTGCGCGACCTCGACCACTGGCTCGCACCCACGCCGCTGGCGGCGGAGTAGCACGCGGCCCCCTCACCTAGCCTCTCCCCCTATGGGGGAGAGGAACATGACGCTCGCTTCTCTTCCTCCTCTCCCCCACCGGGGGAGAGGTTGGGTGAGGGGGTGACGCACGCCCCTTGTCCCCGCACACCACCCTGTGCATCGTGTCGCCCAACCAAATTAATGGAGACGACCGATGCCTGACGCCACCCCCACCACCGGTCTGGAGCTGCGCTCGCTGATCAGGAAGAACGGCGAGCTGGAGCTCTCGCTCGTGAAAGTGCCCGTGCCCGAGCCGGCCGACGACCAGGTCGTGGTGAAGGTCGAGGCGACGCCGATCAATCCGTCCGACCTCGGCCTGCTGGTGGGACCGGCCGACATCAAAAGCGCGACCGCCTCGGGCAGCGGCGACGGCGTCGTGGTCAAGGCGAAGGTAGCCGCGGCCGCCCTGCCCTTCCTCGCCGCACGGCTCGACAAGGCGATGCCGGTCGGCAACGAGGGCGCGGGCACCGTGATCAAGGCCGGCAAGTCGGAGGCGGCGCAGGCGCTCATGGGCAAGACGGTGTCGATGATCGGCGGCGGGATGTACACGCAATACCGTCTCATCCGGGCGAGCGACTGCCAGGCGCTGCCGTCCGGCACGACGGCGGCCGAGGGCGCCTCGTGGTTCGTGAATCCGCTCACCGCACTCGGCATGACCGAGACCATGAAGCGCGAGGGCCACAAGGCGCTGGTGCATACCGCCGCCGCCTCGAACCTCGGCCAGATGCTGAACCGGATCTGCCTCGAGGACGGCATCGGGCTGGTCAACATCGTGCGCAGCCAGGCACAGGCCAAGCTCCTGCGCGACGCCGGCGCCAAGCACGTGTGCGACTCGTCCGCGCCCTCCTTCACCGACGATCTCACGCAGGCGCTGGTCGAGACCGGCGCCACCATCGCCTTCGATGCGATCGGCGGCGGAAGGCTCGCGAGCCAGATCCTCACCTGCATGGAGATCGCGCTCAACAAGTCGGCCAAGGAATACAACCGCTACGGCTCGAGCACGCACAAGCAGGTCTATATCTACGGCAGCCTCGACACCGGCCCGGTCGAGCTGGTGCGCAACTACGGCATGGCCTGGGGCGTCGGCGGCTGGCTGCTCACGCCCTTCCTGCAGAAGATCGGCCGCCCCGACCAGCAGCGCCTGCGCGAACGCGTCGTGCGCTCGCTGAAGACCACCTTCGCCAGCCACTACACCAAGGCGATCTCGCTTCAGGAGGCGCTGCGGCTGGAGAACATCGCCATCTACAACAAGCGCGCGACGGGGGAGAAGTTCTTGATCAATCCGAACAAGGTATAATGCCCGTTTTTGTCGTCCTGAGCGAAGCGAAGGACCTCATCATCACGTCAACGGACAGGAGATCCTTCGCTTCGTTCAGGATGACAGGGCCCCTCACGGATAGTTCTGGTTCCAGTTCGGATCGAAGCTCGGGTTGAGCGGCGGGTCGGCGGCGAGCAGGCCCTTGCCGGGGATGAAGTTGACCTCGAGGCGGATGCCGTCGGGATCCTCGAAGACGAGGAAGTAGTAGCCGGGCGCCCAGGCGCCTTCCATCGGGCCGCGGTCGATATGGGCGCCCATGGCGCGCAGCTTGTCGGCGATCCGGTCGACATCCTCGCGCGAGCGCGCGCGCAGGCAGAGGTGGTGCAGGCCGACGCGGTTCTGCGCGAAGCGCGCGCCCGCGTGCTCCTCGGCGCAGCGCTGGATGCCGACGGCGGTGCGGCCGCCCACGTGATAGAGGAAGTTGTTGCCGTCATAGACCTTCTTCAGGCCGAGGAACGGCAGCAGCTCGGCGTAGAAGGCGCGCGCCTTCTCCCAGTCGCTGACGGTGAGGATGACGTGCGCCATGCCGTTCACTTCGATCATCGGGTGTCCCCTGTCCACATCGCTGAAAGATCCCTCGCTGCGCTCGGGATGACACCGAAGCCCAGTGGCAATGGTGGTGTCAAACAACCGCCGCGTCGTGCGCGTAGAGCCAGCCGATGTTGGCGATGGAGCGGTCGCCGGAGGCGGCCATCGCCTCGTCGCGCTTCTGCTGCTCGGGGCCGTCGGGCAGGTGGAAGCGCTTGCGGTTGGCGGCGCTCGCCTGCTGCAGCTTGGTGGCGCGCGGCTTGCGGACCGCCTCGTAGCGCGCCAGGGCGCTCGGGATGTCGCCGGGCATCGCTTTCAGGAGTGACGCCAGCGCGGCGCCGTCCTCGATCGACTGCGCGGCGCCCTGCGCCATCATGGGCAGCATGGGATGGCAGGCGTCGCCCAGCAGCGTCACGCGGCGGTCGCTCCAGCGCGGCAGCTCGGCGCGGTCGTGCAGCGCCCAGACGAAGGTCTCGGGAAAGGCGCCGATCAGCGCGCGCACGGTCGGATGCCAGCCCTCGTAGCGCGCCAGCACGTCGGCCACTTCGCCCCGGTCGGTCCAGGATTCCTTGGTCCAGTCGCCGTGCTCGACGACGCAGACCACGTTCATCATCCGCCCGCCCGCGACCCAGTAATGCACGACGTGCCCGTCCGGCCCCATCCAGTTGTGCGAGGCGACCTCGATGCCGAGGTGCTTTATGCGCTCGGCCGGCACCAGCCCGCGCCAGGCGACGCAGCCGGTGAAGCGCGGCTTCTCCGGGCCGAAGAGGAGATGGCGCACGCGCGAATGGATGCCGTCGGCGCCGACCAGCAGATCGGCCTCGGCCGTCGCGCCATTCTCGAAGCACGCCGTCACGCGCTCGCCCTTCCGCGCCAGGTCGAGGAGCTTGTGGCCGAGGTGCAGACGCTCCGGCGGCAGCGCGTCCGCCAGCAGGGTCGCGAGATCGGCGCGATGGAAGTGGTAGTAGGGCGCGCCGAAGATCGCCTCGACCTCGCGGCCAACCGGCGCGCGCTGAAGCGTGCGGCCATTGTCCCAGCGGCGTTGATGCACTGCGAGCGGGCGCACGCCCACCGCGTCCATCGCCGGACCGAGCCCCAGCCGATGCAGCAGCCGCGAGGCGTTGGGGCTGATCTGGATGCCGGCGCCGATCTCGGTGATGCGCGGCGCCTGCTCGTAGACGTGGGCGTCGAGCCCGGCCTTCAGGAGCTGCAGCGCGGCGGAGAGGCCGCCGATCCCGCCGCCGACGACGGCGACTCTCATGCGGGCACGCCATCAGGACCGCGTGCATCCTGCGCGCTCGTGAGCGGGCTGGAAGCCCGCGGTCCACATGAGAGGTTCATGGCGGGTTATAGTAGCAAATGACCAATGGCACCCAAGCCCAACCGCGCAGGATCGTCGTCGTCGGCGCGACCCTCGGCCATCGCCGAGCATTGCTGCCGGCTGTGGGTTGCCGAGGCGCCGACGGAACTGGTCCTGGTGGCGCGCGATATCGCCAGGGCCGAAGCGATCGCGGCCGATCTGCGCCAGCGCGGACCGGGCTCGAGCGTGACCGTGAAGAAGGGCGAATTCCACGATCCCGCGGCGATCGAGGCGCTCGTGCGCTCGATCGCGGAATCGGGATCGATCGACATGGCGCTGATCGCGCAGGGCTGGCTCGCCGACCAGCAGGCCTGCCAGGCCGACCTCGCCTTCCTGCGCGACTCGATCGCGATCAACGCGCTCTCGCCGGCGCTGTTCGCCGAGGCCTTCGCGCGGCACTTCGCCGGCATCGGCCGCGGCACGCTGGGCATCCTGGGCTCGGTGGCCGGCGATAGGGCGCGCAAGGCCAACTACAGCTACGGCGCCGCCAAGGCGTTCCTGGCGCGCTATGCCCAGGGCATGGACCATCGCTTTGCCGGCAGCGGCGTCAGGATCGTTCTGATCAAGCCCGGCCCGACTGACTCGCCCATGACCGCCGCGAGGAAGGCCGCCGGACGCTACGTGGCGCCGGCGGAGGATGTCGCGCGCACCATCGTGAAGGGCATGAAACGCGGCCGTCCCGTCGTCTACGCCCCGCCCGCCTGGCGCGCCATCATGCTCGTGGCGCAGCACCTGCCGCGCTTCGTCTTCAACAGGCTGTCGGTCTGAGCCTCGTGGACCGCGCGCTTCCAGCGCGCTCGTGAGCGCGCTGGAAGCGCGCGGTCCAGACGACTAAGCCCGCCGTGCCTCCTTCTCGGCCATCTTGGCCTTGAGCTGCTCGGGCGTGAGGCGGACGATGTGCTCGTTCTGGTGGCTGTAGATGTCGTACTTCCCGACATCGAGGTCCTCGAGCACGATTTCGCGGTCGAGCACCTTCTGCTTCCATGCCGCATGCTCGGCTTCGGCGGCATGGAACTCGGGCATCACTTCCTTGGCGAAAAGCTCGAGCGAGTCGCAGATGTCCCGGTGGCTCGTCTTGCCGGCCTGGTTCAGCAGGATCACCTGGTCGACGCGGCTCTGCTGGAACTGGCGCAGCTTTCTCGCGATCGTCTCGGGCGAGCCGATCAGGCCCGACTCCAGCGCCTTCCTCTCCTCCGGTCCGCCCTTCCAGCTCTGGTATTCCTTCCAGAGATCGGACGTGCCCGGCGCATCGACGCCTTTGCGGCCGTAGTAGCTCAGCGCGAAGATGAAGAACGTCCAGCCGGCCGCCTTCGGCTCGGCCTCCGCGTCGGTCGGCGCGCACATGAAGCCCGAGACCATCGCCACGTTGGGATTGCTCGGATAGTCGGTGAGCTTGCGCGGGTTGTGCAGGAGATTGTTGTAGTACTTGTGCACCCACGCGCGCGCCGCCTCGGGCGTCACGAAGGTGAAGCCCAGCGCGCCCATGCCCCACTCGCCCGCCTTGCCGATGGTCTGGATGTTGGAGCACGCGACCCAGAGCGGCGGATGCGGCTTCTGGAACGGCTTGGGAATCACGTTGCGCGCTTCGAAGTCGTAATACTGGCCGTGGAACTCCCAGCTCTCCCTGGTGAACATCGGGACGATGGCCTTGACCGCCTCCTCCCAGCGGTCGCGCTTGTCGCGCACCTTGATGTTGAACGGATGGAGCTCGGCCGGCCCCGCCGCCTCGCCCATGCCGAGATCGACGCGCCCGCCCGACAGCAGGTCGAGCGTGGCCACCTTCTCGGCGACGCGGTGCGGCTGGTTGGTGGTGAGCTGGATCACGCCATGGCCGAGGCGAATGCGCTTCGTCCTCTGGCTCGCCGCGCCCAGGAACACCTCGGGTGCGGACGAATGGGAATATTCCTCGAGGAAGTGGTGCTCGACCTCCCACGCATAGTCGTAGCCCAGCCGGTCGGCGAGCTCGATCTGGGCGAGCGAATCCTGCAGGAGCTGGTACTCGCTCCGCGGGCCCCACGGGCGAGGGAGCTGATGCTCGTAGAAGATGCCGAACTTCATGGGCCTTTCCTCCGAAGCGGAAGGTCCCTCGCTGCGCTCGGGATGACAACGAGGATGTTGCGATGCCTCGGCTATTCGGCCGCCTTGCAAAATCCGGCGATGCGATCGACCAGCGTCGGAATCAGTGCGCTCGGGAAATCGTGGCCCCAGCCGGGCCAGGTCTCGATCTTCGCACCCGGCACGAGGCGCGCCACGTCGCGGCCGCATTCGACCGGCAGCAGCGGATCTTCCTCGCCGTGCAGCACCAGCGTCGGCGCCTTGACCCTCTTCAGCATCTCCACGCGGTCGCCCGAGGCCATGACGGCAAGGTATTGCCGGCCCACGCCCTCCGGATAGTAGCGGCGGTCGACGTTGCGCTCGACCAGCGCGCGCAGCTCGGCGTCGGGCATCGGATAGGCCGGGCTGCCGATGGTGCGGCGCAGCTTGATGCCGTGCTCGACGCGCGCCTCGCGGCTCGTGCCCTCGGGCTGCGAGCCCAGCATCGCCAGCGCCTCGGGCTTGCCCTGCGGCAGCCCGGGGCGGCCGCTGGTGGAATAGATCGACACCATCGAGCGCGTGCGCTCGGCATGCTGGGCCGCCACGATCTGCACGATCATGCCGCCCATCGAGGCGCCCACCATGTGCGCGCGCTCGATACCCAGCGCGTCGAGCAGGCCCACCGCGTCGGCCGCCATGTCCTTCAGGAGATAGGGTGCCTCGACCTTGCCGCCCTGCATCACCTTGCGCAGCGCCGCTGGCACGTCGGCCACGCCCCAGGCGCCGAAGTCGGTCGAAAGGCCGGTATCGCGGTTGTCGTAGCGGATGACGTGGAAGCCTCGCCCGGCAAGCCCCTCGAACAGGGCGTCGGGCCAGATGGTGAGCTGCGCGCCCAGGCCCATGACCAGCAGCAGCGCGGGATCGCTGCTGTTGCCGGCCGTCTCGTATTCGATCTCGATTCCGTTCGCCTTGACGCGTGCCACGTTGCCTCCTCGGTCGATCGTCGCGACGTTCTTACCATCGGCCGCGCCGTGCCGCCCACCAAAGAGCCAGCGGCCGGCGCCACGGCGGCAGCGGCCGGTCGAGCAGCCGCGCCTGGATCAGGATCGGCAGCGCCGCCGGATCGGTCCGGCCTTCGGCGCGCACGCCGGCGAGCAGGGCCTCGCGCTCCCTGCCCTCGCCCATCAGGCCGGCGGCGGCCACGGCGTGCGCGGCCTTGCGGGTCGTCTCGTCGCCGACGCCCAGCACCGCGAGCTCGAGGTCGGCGAGCGCGGCGCCCGCGCGCACGACGTCGAGCGGCCCTTCGATTTCCTCCGCTCGCGCATCGATCAGGGCGATGAAACCGTCGGCCGTGAGCCGGTAGCGGCGCGCGGTCTCGGCCAGCGCTTCGACGACCGGTTGCGCCCTGGGCTTGTCCATCCCCGCCGCTTCCGCCACCGCCTCGCGCCACCATTGCAGGCGGATCTCGGCCAGCAGCGGCTCGCGGGTGACGGCGCGCGCGCGGGCGAGCTCGTGGTCGAAAGCCAGCAGCGCCATCAGCCCGCGGCGCGCCGGCTCGGGTGCGAACAAGGCGGCCAGGAACCGGTCGCGGTCCGCCGTCCGCACCGTGTCGAGGACATAGCGGTGGGAAGCCTCGGATGCGCGGAAGGAAGGGCTCATGATCGACTGGGCATCCGGGGATAACCGGGCACCTGCGACCGTTGAACGCAGGCAAGGTCTCGATTAGAATGGCTCTGGAGAGGAAACGCCAATCCCTTCAACGAGATAGGGGAGAAAACGGATATGGGCGCCATCTTCAACTCGCTGGGGCGCACTGTCGCAGCCGGCGTCGTCGTCCTGATCGTCATCGTCCTGATCGCCAACGCGACCTCGGGCGACATGATCCACTTCAACCACGCCTGGAGCACGTTCTTCATGCGCTGGCTGCACATCCTGAGCGGCGTGATGTGGATCGGCCTGCTCTGGTATTTCAACTTCGTGCAGACGCCCACCATGCCCAAGATCCAGCCGGTGGAGAGTCGCAGCGCGGTGTCCAAGTTCATCGCTCCCAGCGCGCTCTGGTGGTTCCGCTACGGCGCGCTGGCGACGGTGATCACCGGCCTGCTGCTGGCCTGGATGAACGGCTACATCGTCGACGCGCTTCTGCTGCGCAAGCCCTTCTACCCGATCGGCATCGGCATGTGGATGGCGTTGATCATGGCCTTCAACGTCTGGTTCATCATCTGGCCGATGCAGCAGAAGATCCTGGGCCTGGTCGACGCCACGGCCGAGGAGAAGGCGAAGGCCGGCCCGATCGCGCTCTACGCCAGCCGCTTCAACACCATGTTCTCGATCGGCATGCTCTACTGCATGGCCTCCCAGAGCCACGGCGGCTTCGTGTCGTGATCGCCGCATCGGCACAAGGATCCCTCGCCTTCGGCTCGGGATGACACGGCCTTCTTGGCGTCATCCCGAGCGCAGCGAGGGATCTTTCCTCGGCCTTCAGATCGGGATCAGCGCCGCCGCGACGCGGCGGCCTTCGGCCAGCAGCACGTTGTAGGTGCGGCAGGCGGAGCCGGTGTCGACCACTTCGACCGACAGGCCGGCGGCCCTCAGGTCGGCGCGAAGCGCCGGCGGCAGGAACACGGTGCGGCTGCCGCAGCCCAGCACCAGGATCTCGACCGGCTCCGGTCCTTCCCGGAGCACCGCGACGCTCGCCAGTGTCAGCTCCTCCATGCGGCTGACCTCCCAGGCCGAGGTCGCACCCGGCGTCACCAGCACGGGCTCGCGCCACTCGCGCTCGCCGATCGTGAAATGGCCCGGACCGTAGCCGCGGATCACCTGCACCTGCGCCGGATCGGGCGCCGGCAGGGTCTTGTCGTCGGGATCGCGCGCCGGGCTCACGCCTTGGCCTTGGCGCCCTCGTCCTCGTGCCGGAACTGCTCGGGCCGGAGCTTCAGGTAGACGAGCCCCGCGCAGGCGATCCAGATCGAGGAGTAGGTGCCGACGATGACGCCCCACAGCATGGCGATCGAGAAGCTGTAGAGCACCGGTCCGCCGAAGATCACCAGCGCCAGCACGGCGACGAACACGGTGATCGAGGTCATCACGGTGCGCGACAGCGTCTCGTTGATGCTGAGGTTGAGGACGTCGACCAAGCCGAGCTTCTTGTAGCGCCGCATGTTCTCGCGCACGCGGTCGAACACCACCACCGTGTCGTTGATCGAGTAGCCGGCTATGGTGAGCACCGCGGCGAGCGCCGTCAGGCTGAAGTCGATCCGGAACAGCACGAAGATGCCGATGGTGGAGATCACGTCGTGCAGCATGGAGATCAGCGCGCCGACGCCGAACTGCCATTCGAAGCGGAACCACATGTATATGGCGATCGCCGCCAGCGTGGC is a genomic window containing:
- a CDS encoding Mth938-like domain-containing protein, which codes for MSPARDPDDKTLPAPDPAQVQVIRGYGPGHFTIGEREWREPVLVTPGATSAWEVSRMEELTLASVAVLREGPEPVEILVLGCGSRTVFLPPALRADLRAAGLSVEVVDTGSACRTYNVLLAEGRRVAAALIPI
- a CDS encoding SDR family NAD(P)-dependent oxidoreductase, producing the protein MAPKPNRAGSSSSARPSAIAEHCCRLWVAEAPTELVLVARDIARAEAIAADLRQRGPGSSVTVKKGEFHDPAAIEALVRSIAESGSIDMALIAQGWLADQQACQADLAFLRDSIAINALSPALFAEAFARHFAGIGRGTLGILGSVAGDRARKANYSYGAAKAFLARYAQGMDHRFAGSGVRIVLIKPGPTDSPMTAARKAAGRYVAPAEDVARTIVKGMKRGRPVVYAPPAWRAIMLVAQHLPRFVFNRLSV
- a CDS encoding urate hydroxylase PuuD, with amino-acid sequence MGAIFNSLGRTVAAGVVVLIVIVLIANATSGDMIHFNHAWSTFFMRWLHILSGVMWIGLLWYFNFVQTPTMPKIQPVESRSAVSKFIAPSALWWFRYGALATVITGLLLAWMNGYIVDALLLRKPFYPIGIGMWMALIMAFNVWFIIWPMQQKILGLVDATAEEKAKAGPIALYASRFNTMFSIGMLYCMASQSHGGFVS
- the trmFO gene encoding methylenetetrahydrofolate--tRNA-(uracil(54)-C(5))-methyltransferase (FADH(2)-oxidizing) TrmFO; this encodes MTSSIKAVHIVGGGLAGSEAAWQLASAGVPVVLHEMRPVRGTEAHQTDGLAELVCSNSFRSDDAANNAVGLLHEEMRRAGSLVMRAADAHKLPAGGALAVDRHGFSATVQETLLAHPLVELRREEIAGLPREDWDSVIVATGPLTSPALAEAIGRLTGENALAFFDAIAPIVHADSIDRSIAWKQSRYDKGGPAGDGADYLNCPLDKSEYEAFVAGLLAGEKTEFKAWETDTPYFDGCLPIEVMAARGPDTLRWGPMKPVGLRDPRTGRRPWAVVQLRQDNALGTLWNMVGFQTKLRHGEQTRLFRTIPGLQHAEFARLGGLHRNTFLNSPRLLDATLRLRAMPRLRFAGQITGCEGYVESAAVGLMTGRFAAAERLGQAPVAPPATTAMGALLGHITGGADASTFQPMNVNFGLFPPIEGNARGKERKQLLARRALRDLDHWLAPTPLAAE
- a CDS encoding LLM class flavin-dependent oxidoreductase, with the translated sequence MKFGIFYEHQLPRPWGPRSEYQLLQDSLAQIELADRLGYDYAWEVEHHFLEEYSHSSAPEVFLGAASQRTKRIRLGHGVIQLTTNQPHRVAEKVATLDLLSGGRVDLGMGEAAGPAELHPFNIKVRDKRDRWEEAVKAIVPMFTRESWEFHGQYYDFEARNVIPKPFQKPHPPLWVACSNIQTIGKAGEWGMGALGFTFVTPEAARAWVHKYYNNLLHNPRKLTDYPSNPNVAMVSGFMCAPTDAEAEPKAAGWTFFIFALSYYGRKGVDAPGTSDLWKEYQSWKGGPEERKALESGLIGSPETIARKLRQFQQSRVDQVILLNQAGKTSHRDICDSLELFAKEVMPEFHAAEAEHAAWKQKVLDREIVLEDLDVGKYDIYSHQNEHIVRLTPEQLKAKMAEKEARRA
- a CDS encoding zinc-binding dehydrogenase, with product MPDATPTTGLELRSLIRKNGELELSLVKVPVPEPADDQVVVKVEATPINPSDLGLLVGPADIKSATASGSGDGVVVKAKVAAAALPFLAARLDKAMPVGNEGAGTVIKAGKSEAAQALMGKTVSMIGGGMYTQYRLIRASDCQALPSGTTAAEGASWFVNPLTALGMTETMKREGHKALVHTAAASNLGQMLNRICLEDGIGLVNIVRSQAQAKLLRDAGAKHVCDSSAPSFTDDLTQALVETGATIAFDAIGGGRLASQILTCMEIALNKSAKEYNRYGSSTHKQVYIYGSLDTGPVELVRNYGMAWGVGGWLLTPFLQKIGRPDQQRLRERVVRSLKTTFASHYTKAISLQEALRLENIAIYNKRATGEKFLINPNKV
- a CDS encoding squalene/phytoene synthase family protein codes for the protein MSPSFRASEASHRYVLDTVRTADRDRFLAALFAPEPARRGLMALLAFDHELARARAVTREPLLAEIRLQWWREAVAEAAGMDKPRAQPVVEALAETARRYRLTADGFIALIDARAEEIEGPLDVVRAGAALADLELAVLGVGDETTRKAAHAVAAAGLMGEGREREALLAGVRAEGRTDPAALPILIQARLLDRPLPPWRRPLALWWAARRGRW
- a CDS encoding VOC family protein; translation: MIEVNGMAHVILTVSDWEKARAFYAELLPFLGLKKVYDGNNFLYHVGGRTAVGIQRCAEEHAGARFAQNRVGLHHLCLRARSREDVDRIADKLRAMGAHIDRGPMEGAWAPGYYFLVFEDPDGIRLEVNFIPGKGLLAADPPLNPSFDPNWNQNYP
- a CDS encoding alpha/beta fold hydrolase, which codes for MARVKANGIEIEYETAGNSSDPALLLVMGLGAQLTIWPDALFEGLAGRGFHVIRYDNRDTGLSTDFGAWGVADVPAALRKVMQGGKVEAPYLLKDMAADAVGLLDALGIERAHMVGASMGGMIVQIVAAQHAERTRSMVSIYSTSGRPGLPQGKPEALAMLGSQPEGTSREARVEHGIKLRRTIGSPAYPMPDAELRALVERNVDRRYYPEGVGRQYLAVMASGDRVEMLKRVKAPTLVLHGEEDPLLPVECGRDVARLVPGAKIETWPGWGHDFPSALIPTLVDRIAGFCKAAE
- a CDS encoding FAD-dependent monooxygenase, producing MRVAVVGGGIGGLSAALQLLKAGLDAHVYEQAPRITEIGAGIQISPNASRLLHRLGLGPAMDAVGVRPLAVHQRRWDNGRTLQRAPVGREVEAIFGAPYYHFHRADLATLLADALPPERLHLGHKLLDLARKGERVTACFENGATAEADLLVGADGIHSRVRHLLFGPEKPRFTGCVAWRGLVPAERIKHLGIEVASHNWMGPDGHVVHYWVAGGRMMNVVCVVEHGDWTKESWTDRGEVADVLARYEGWHPTVRALIGAFPETFVWALHDRAELPRWSDRRVTLLGDACHPMLPMMAQGAAQSIEDGAALASLLKAMPGDIPSALARYEAVRKPRATKLQQASAANRKRFHLPDGPEQQKRDEAMAASGDRSIANIGWLYAHDAAVV